In a single window of the Neorhodopirellula lusitana genome:
- a CDS encoding monovalent cation/H+ antiporter subunit D family protein, whose amino-acid sequence MMHAILDHLPVLAIVLPMVAAPLCVVVHRPRLAYLLAMAAATLTFGCCLGLLEQVVQMNREGVPAFISYQLGNWAPPYGIEYRVDLLSAFVMSFVSGMGFVVLAYAPMSVNDEVPKSKHYLFYATFLLCMTGLLGMCVTGDLFNVFVFLEISSLSAYALISLGRSRRAALAAFQYLILGSIGATFILIGIGLLYQMTGTLNMADLAARLPHDHGPRTILVAFAFLTVGLCIKMAVFPLHTWLPNAYTYAPSTVTCFIASTATKVSVYAFIRLIYGIITPGFAFETLPLDSELMFFSLVGIFIASIAAIYQDNVKRLLAYSSVAQVGYMLLGVSLATPTGLSGGIVHMFNHALIKGGLFMVVGCFALRLGSVRLSDWAGAGRTMPLTAMAWGLGGLGLIGVPLTAGFVSKWLLLTGAFESQHWSIGLMMLLSSLLAVVYVWRVVETLYFAEPSEHAKNATEAPMRMLVPTYVLIFATLVFGVWTPYSAGIARQAAIALLGGTP is encoded by the coding sequence ATGATGCACGCGATTTTAGATCACTTACCTGTCCTTGCGATTGTCTTGCCGATGGTCGCGGCGCCTTTGTGCGTGGTGGTTCATCGTCCGCGGCTGGCCTATTTGTTAGCGATGGCTGCGGCCACGTTAACGTTTGGTTGCTGTTTAGGCTTGTTGGAACAAGTTGTTCAGATGAATCGTGAGGGTGTTCCCGCCTTCATCAGCTACCAACTCGGTAACTGGGCTCCGCCCTACGGGATTGAATACCGCGTCGACTTGCTGTCGGCGTTTGTGATGTCGTTCGTTTCGGGCATGGGGTTTGTCGTCCTGGCTTACGCTCCGATGAGCGTCAATGACGAGGTTCCCAAATCAAAACACTATCTGTTTTACGCCACGTTCCTGCTCTGCATGACGGGGCTGTTGGGGATGTGCGTGACGGGTGACCTTTTCAATGTGTTTGTGTTCCTGGAAATTTCGTCGCTATCAGCCTACGCCTTGATCAGCCTTGGGCGATCCCGGCGGGCAGCTTTGGCAGCGTTTCAGTACCTGATTCTGGGAAGCATCGGGGCGACGTTCATTCTGATTGGCATCGGATTGCTTTATCAGATGACAGGCACGCTCAACATGGCGGACCTTGCCGCACGATTGCCACATGATCACGGACCAAGAACCATCTTGGTCGCCTTTGCGTTCTTGACCGTTGGCTTGTGCATCAAGATGGCGGTGTTCCCGCTGCATACTTGGTTGCCCAACGCCTACACCTACGCTCCCTCGACGGTAACGTGTTTCATCGCATCGACGGCGACCAAGGTGTCGGTGTATGCGTTCATTCGCTTGATTTATGGCATCATCACGCCGGGGTTTGCGTTTGAAACGCTGCCGCTGGATAGCGAGCTGATGTTCTTTTCGCTGGTTGGTATCTTCATCGCGTCGATTGCGGCGATTTACCAAGACAACGTGAAACGGTTGCTGGCCTATTCGAGCGTCGCGCAAGTCGGGTACATGCTGCTTGGTGTTTCGCTGGCGACTCCCACGGGCTTGTCCGGTGGGATTGTTCATATGTTCAATCACGCTCTGATCAAGGGTGGCTTGTTTATGGTCGTGGGCTGTTTTGCCTTGCGGCTGGGCAGCGTACGCCTTTCCGATTGGGCTGGTGCTGGACGCACGATGCCGTTGACCGCGATGGCCTGGGGGCTAGGCGGATTGGGGCTGATCGGTGTTCCGCTAACCGCTGGATTCGTTAGCAAGTGGTTGTTGTTGACGGGGGCGTTTGAATCGCAGCACTGGTCGATTGGCTTGATGATGTTACTGTCATCGCTGTTGGCGGTGGTTTATGTCTGGCGGGTTGTCGAAACGCTGTACTTTGCTGAGCCAAGTGAGCATGCCAAGAATGCGACTGAGGCTCCGATGCGGATGCTGGTCCCAACCTACGTCTTGATTTTTGCCACCCTGGTGTTCGGCGTCTGGACGCCTTACTCCGCTGGTATCGCACGGCAAGCAGCGATTGCGTTGCTAGGAGGCACACCATGA
- a CDS encoding Na+/H+ antiporter subunit E, producing the protein MKFAVSLLIALIANWLLWSGHFDNAFLLGLGAASCILSVMLAWRMRIVDEEGTPAQLGIIRPFFWYAPWLAKEIVTSNIAVARIILSPVMPLRRNLVRVPTKQKSEIGRVILANSITLTPGTVSVRLEQDEILVHGLSVYGTVEDISGDMGDRICKLERCDLADKPCPDKIPPDQTSPDQPSPSTSSDAGPQS; encoded by the coding sequence GTGAAATTCGCAGTCAGCCTACTGATCGCCCTCATCGCCAATTGGTTGCTTTGGTCAGGGCACTTTGATAACGCCTTTCTATTGGGTTTGGGTGCCGCTTCGTGCATCCTTTCGGTGATGCTCGCATGGCGAATGCGGATCGTCGACGAGGAAGGCACCCCCGCGCAGCTCGGGATCATCCGGCCATTTTTCTGGTACGCACCGTGGCTGGCCAAAGAGATTGTCACGTCGAACATCGCGGTCGCCCGCATCATTCTTTCGCCAGTGATGCCGCTGCGACGCAATCTCGTTCGGGTCCCCACCAAGCAAAAAAGTGAGATCGGCCGCGTGATTTTGGCCAACTCCATCACCCTGACGCCAGGCACGGTCTCGGTGCGATTGGAACAGGACGAAATTTTAGTTCACGGACTTTCCGTCTACGGCACCGTGGAAGACATCAGCGGCGACATGGGTGATCGAATTTGCAAGCTGGAACGCTGTGATTTGGCTGACAAGCCTTGTCCTGACAAGATCCCGCCTGACCAAACCTCCCCCGATCAACCTTCTCCATCCACCTCTAGCGATGCAGGACCCCAGTCATGA
- the carA gene encoding glutamine-hydrolyzing carbamoyl-phosphate synthase small subunit: protein MPATAPASKPAKLALQDGTVYSGQSLGATGEIAGEVVFNTSMTGYQEILTDPSYCGQIVTMTYPEIGNYGVNSVDIERKGTALSGFIVRNESRVHSNYRSEGSLGDYLRTHNVMGLAGIDTRALVRRIRVEGAMQGVISTEDLDDASLVAKAQAAPSLVGRDLVKEVMPSQQEKWNEELDEWGAIEVNRSSARDGAGDIIVSPEIGDEQRTHVVCMDFGMKWNIPRHLRSRGNRVTIVPGNASADDIRRLQPDGVFLSNGPGDPEPLTYAQKTISDLIGEVPILGICLGHQLLSIACGAKTFKLKFGHRGANQPVINLKTERVEITTQNHGFAVDDKDLPDCLEVTHRHLNDDTIAGVRHREANAFAVQYHPEAAAGPHDSHYLFDRFQAMLKKA from the coding sequence ATGCCTGCCACCGCTCCCGCGTCCAAACCCGCCAAACTCGCTCTTCAAGATGGGACCGTCTATTCCGGGCAATCGCTCGGTGCGACCGGTGAAATCGCTGGCGAGGTTGTCTTCAATACATCGATGACCGGCTATCAGGAAATCCTGACCGACCCGAGCTATTGCGGCCAAATCGTCACAATGACCTATCCCGAAATTGGGAACTACGGCGTGAACTCGGTCGACATCGAACGAAAAGGCACGGCTCTGTCCGGCTTCATCGTCCGCAACGAAAGCCGTGTCCACAGCAACTATCGGTCCGAAGGATCGCTCGGCGACTACCTGCGAACGCACAACGTGATGGGCTTGGCGGGCATCGACACCCGAGCCTTGGTGCGACGCATCCGTGTCGAAGGTGCCATGCAAGGCGTGATCTCCACGGAAGACTTGGACGACGCATCGCTAGTGGCGAAGGCGCAAGCCGCCCCCAGCCTGGTCGGCCGCGATCTCGTAAAAGAAGTCATGCCTTCCCAACAAGAGAAATGGAACGAGGAACTCGACGAGTGGGGAGCCATCGAAGTCAATCGCAGCAGCGCTCGAGACGGCGCCGGCGACATCATCGTTTCACCCGAAATCGGTGACGAGCAGCGAACCCACGTGGTCTGCATGGACTTCGGCATGAAGTGGAACATCCCACGCCATTTGCGGTCCCGCGGCAACCGCGTCACGATCGTTCCTGGCAACGCATCGGCTGACGACATCCGCCGCCTGCAACCCGACGGCGTCTTCCTGTCCAACGGCCCTGGCGATCCAGAACCGCTGACCTACGCTCAAAAAACAATCTCGGACCTGATTGGCGAAGTGCCGATCTTGGGTATCTGCCTCGGTCACCAACTGCTGTCGATCGCTTGTGGTGCCAAAACATTCAAGCTGAAATTCGGCCACCGTGGTGCCAACCAGCCCGTGATCAACTTGAAAACCGAGCGAGTTGAAATTACGACTCAAAACCATGGCTTTGCCGTCGACGACAAAGACCTGCCCGATTGCCTGGAAGTAACCCACCGCCACCTCAACGATGACACGATCGCGGGCGTGCGGCACCGGGAAGCCAACGCGTTCGCGGTGCAGTACCACCCCGAAGCGGCTGCTGGGCCTCACGACAGTCATTACTTGTTCGACCGCTTCCAAGCGATGCTGAAGAAAGCCTAA
- a CDS encoding type II secretion system F family protein — MNTSSLARQRSAAASSSGGFRALLQKLNSIEVGGPSRKLAKGCESNKIPAVPLSQLLRMLLMLLQNGLSLPKALGSLAMDRSNRKYQSVLLKMRSTIVSGGTISDAMARYPRTFSSMQVQQIRLGERSGSLETAMARVCEQMERKVALRKRIITKISYPMLITVAGFGLMIFMCLVVVPEFETVYSSSGVDLPPVTRFVTGTSRVMLQYGWMALPVLGVLASLWIIGRSKPKIAIQMDAVLLKLPIMGPWLRDAAVLQFVEATSAMVQCGYKPVDAIEVSAACVRNRCVRRAINEINQGVRRGEKLSVELGRHEEFFPATLCQLIGVGEQSGEFSRSLTGTCDHLRERLEYRIDATVGLLEPILTIGLAVMIGGMVLSIYTPMFHMFEVLE, encoded by the coding sequence ATGAATACTTCATCGCTCGCCCGTCAACGTTCCGCCGCAGCCTCCTCTTCGGGAGGTTTCAGGGCTCTGTTGCAGAAACTCAATTCGATTGAAGTGGGCGGTCCGTCACGTAAACTGGCCAAAGGCTGCGAGTCCAACAAAATTCCAGCCGTCCCGCTTTCGCAGCTATTGCGGATGCTGTTGATGCTATTGCAAAACGGATTGAGCTTGCCGAAGGCGTTGGGCTCCCTTGCGATGGATCGGTCCAATCGAAAGTATCAAAGCGTGTTGTTGAAGATGCGCAGCACGATTGTTTCGGGCGGCACGATTAGCGATGCGATGGCACGCTACCCGCGAACGTTCTCGTCCATGCAGGTGCAACAGATCCGGTTGGGCGAGCGAAGCGGTTCGCTTGAAACGGCGATGGCTCGAGTGTGCGAACAGATGGAACGCAAGGTTGCGTTGCGGAAACGAATTATCACGAAGATCAGCTATCCGATGCTAATCACGGTCGCTGGTTTCGGCCTGATGATCTTCATGTGCCTTGTTGTTGTTCCGGAGTTCGAAACCGTTTACAGCAGCAGTGGCGTGGACCTTCCACCGGTTACTCGGTTTGTGACCGGCACGAGTCGTGTCATGCTGCAGTACGGCTGGATGGCTTTGCCGGTCTTAGGTGTGTTGGCAAGCTTGTGGATCATCGGACGCAGTAAACCCAAGATCGCAATTCAGATGGATGCCGTGCTATTGAAGTTGCCCATCATGGGACCATGGCTTCGCGATGCCGCCGTTTTGCAATTTGTGGAAGCGACTTCGGCGATGGTGCAGTGTGGTTACAAGCCGGTCGATGCGATCGAAGTATCGGCCGCATGTGTCCGGAATCGCTGCGTTCGTCGAGCGATCAATGAAATTAACCAAGGCGTCCGGCGAGGCGAAAAACTAAGCGTCGAGCTAGGGCGTCATGAAGAGTTCTTTCCCGCGACGCTATGCCAGCTGATTGGCGTGGGCGAGCAATCGGGCGAGTTTTCTCGATCGCTTACGGGGACGTGCGACCACTTGCGTGAACGGCTCGAGTATCGCATCGACGCGACCGTCGGTTTGCTTGAGCCGATCCTGACGATCGGTCTGGCAGTCATGATTGGTGGCATGGTGCTTTCGATCTACACACCCATGTTCCATATGTTTGAGGTACTTGAATAG
- the proS gene encoding proline--tRNA ligase, producing MAAKTAITPTRADDYPEWYQQVIRAADLAENSPVRGCMVIKPWGYQLWENIQRALDDMFKATGHQNAYFPLFIPMSFLEKEAEHVEGFAKECAVVTHHRLEPDPEGGLRPAGKLEEPLIVRPTSETIIGATYAKWVQSYRDLPILINQWANVVRWEMRTRMFLRTAEFLWQEGHTVHATADEAIEETERMVEVYRDFAENWMAMPVIVGSKTPLERFPGAVETLSIEAMMQDRKALQAGTSHFLGQNFSKAQDIKFQSVSGDIEHAWTTSWGVSTRLVGALIMTHSDDDGLVLPPRLAPAQVVIQPIYKEDSRDDVMAYVNSLRDELAAQTYAGAPVRVVIDDRDIRGGEKKWYHVKRGVPIRLEVGPKDMAAGSVFCGIRNKPKSVGVPREEIVSTIGEKLETLQRELFEAALELRESNTVEIDNEADFRAYFNSKDEDQIAGGFAHCYFADEASLQPLLKELKVTIRCVPINSEAKQGTCFFTGKPTDQKGVFAKAY from the coding sequence ATGGCTGCCAAGACCGCGATCACTCCCACCCGTGCCGATGATTATCCGGAGTGGTATCAGCAGGTCATCCGGGCTGCCGACCTTGCCGAGAACTCGCCAGTTCGCGGCTGCATGGTGATCAAACCATGGGGCTACCAGTTGTGGGAAAACATCCAGCGTGCTCTGGATGACATGTTCAAAGCAACCGGTCACCAAAACGCCTACTTCCCGCTGTTCATTCCGATGAGCTTTCTGGAAAAGGAAGCCGAACACGTCGAAGGATTCGCCAAAGAATGCGCGGTGGTCACGCACCACCGACTTGAGCCCGATCCCGAGGGTGGCCTGCGTCCCGCTGGCAAACTCGAAGAACCGCTGATCGTTCGCCCCACCAGCGAAACCATTATCGGCGCAACGTATGCGAAATGGGTCCAAAGCTACCGCGACCTGCCGATCCTGATCAACCAATGGGCCAACGTCGTTCGCTGGGAAATGCGAACCCGGATGTTCTTGCGAACCGCCGAGTTCTTGTGGCAAGAAGGACACACCGTGCACGCCACCGCTGACGAAGCGATCGAAGAAACCGAACGCATGGTCGAAGTCTACCGTGACTTCGCCGAAAACTGGATGGCCATGCCCGTCATCGTCGGCAGCAAGACTCCGCTGGAACGATTCCCCGGTGCAGTGGAAACACTGTCCATCGAAGCCATGATGCAAGACCGCAAAGCCTTGCAAGCGGGCACGAGCCACTTCCTGGGACAAAACTTCTCCAAGGCTCAAGACATCAAATTCCAGTCCGTCAGCGGCGACATCGAACACGCCTGGACGACGTCATGGGGCGTCAGCACACGACTGGTCGGCGCGTTGATCATGACGCACAGCGACGACGATGGACTTGTCTTGCCACCCCGCTTGGCTCCCGCCCAAGTCGTGATTCAGCCCATCTACAAAGAAGACTCACGTGACGACGTGATGGCTTACGTGAACAGCCTGCGCGACGAACTGGCGGCCCAAACCTACGCGGGCGCTCCCGTGCGAGTCGTGATCGACGACCGAGACATTCGCGGTGGCGAAAAGAAGTGGTACCACGTCAAACGCGGTGTGCCGATTCGCCTGGAAGTCGGCCCCAAAGACATGGCTGCTGGCAGCGTCTTTTGTGGCATCCGAAACAAGCCCAAGAGCGTTGGTGTTCCTCGCGAAGAAATCGTGTCGACCATCGGCGAAAAACTCGAAACACTCCAGCGTGAACTGTTCGAAGCCGCCTTGGAACTGCGAGAATCCAATACAGTGGAGATCGACAATGAGGCGGACTTCCGTGCTTACTTCAATTCCAAAGACGAAGACCAAATCGCCGGCGGTTTCGCACACTGCTACTTTGCCGATGAGGCCTCGCTGCAGCCACTCTTGAAAGAACTCAAGGTGACGATTCGGTGCGTGCCGATCAACAGCGAAGCCAAACAAGGGACCTGCTTCTTCACCGGAAAGCCTACAGATCAAAAAGGCGTCTTCGCAAAGGCGTACTAA
- a CDS encoding monovalent cation/H+ antiporter complex subunit F — MSTGFMTITTGILAVTSFAVLVTMTLALTRATLGPTVFDRVLALNMFGTKTVLLASVVSFMSGRQDFLDLALLYSLMNFIGMVALLRFTEYNNFGGEEHDEVGQRVSKSKAVS, encoded by the coding sequence ATGAGCACCGGATTCATGACCATCACGACCGGTATCTTGGCGGTGACCTCATTCGCGGTGCTCGTCACGATGACACTCGCGTTGACTCGCGCGACGCTGGGACCGACGGTCTTTGACCGCGTGCTGGCACTCAATATGTTTGGCACCAAAACGGTGCTGTTGGCGTCTGTGGTTAGCTTCATGAGCGGTCGCCAAGACTTCTTGGACCTCGCTTTGCTCTACAGCTTGATGAACTTCATCGGCATGGTCGCGTTGCTGCGGTTCACGGAATACAACAACTTTGGTGGCGAAGAACATGACGAAGTTGGGCAACGCGTCTCTAAATCGAAAGCGGTTTCATGA
- a CDS encoding competence type IV pilus major pilin ComGC has translation MIYKTSRHAGRLRSRAGFSLLEIVAAVVITSMLAVAGFSMMSGRSDVAHSRTCQGHRVSLQSQVELYQQETGRWPDSSMTNITNSDYAGKTLPRCPVAAKTGGSNYLLRSGKVTCQYHPDN, from the coding sequence GTGATTTACAAGACAAGCCGTCACGCAGGCCGATTGCGTTCCCGAGCAGGGTTTAGTTTGCTGGAAATTGTGGCTGCCGTTGTGATCACATCCATGCTAGCGGTCGCGGGTTTTTCCATGATGAGCGGCCGTAGCGATGTTGCCCACTCGAGAACTTGCCAAGGGCATCGAGTTTCCTTGCAGTCGCAGGTGGAGCTGTACCAGCAAGAGACCGGTCGCTGGCCCGATAGCAGCATGACCAACATCACGAATAGCGATTACGCTGGCAAGACGTTGCCACGGTGCCCCGTGGCCGCGAAGACGGGCGGGTCAAACTACCTGTTGCGCAGCGGGAAGGTGACCTGCCAGTACCATCCGGACAACTAG
- a CDS encoding sodium:proton antiporter has product MMTGFYIVLARKNLIKSVIGLNVFQTSVFLLYITMGKVRGGTAPIIPPDVAAAAAAAHGDAGHADAATHGVEAAAQHTDHVASSAEHVASGAEHAASGAEHVAGQLAAGTEHAVESIVYSNPLPSVLMLTAIVVGIATTALALALVVRIREDYGTIDEEQILKLDRGE; this is encoded by the coding sequence ATGATGACCGGGTTCTATATCGTGCTGGCACGAAAGAACTTGATTAAGTCTGTTATCGGATTGAACGTTTTCCAAACCTCTGTGTTCCTACTGTACATCACGATGGGCAAGGTTCGTGGCGGTACGGCCCCGATCATTCCGCCTGATGTTGCTGCCGCGGCCGCTGCGGCCCACGGCGACGCAGGACATGCGGACGCAGCGACCCACGGTGTGGAAGCGGCTGCTCAGCACACTGATCATGTTGCTTCCAGTGCGGAGCATGTTGCCTCCGGTGCGGAGCACGCTGCATCAGGAGCGGAGCATGTTGCCGGACAGCTTGCTGCTGGGACGGAACATGCCGTGGAGTCAATCGTCTATTCCAATCCATTACCGAGTGTCTTGATGCTTACGGCCATTGTTGTGGGCATCGCCACAACCGCTCTCGCCTTAGCCTTGGTCGTTCGCATTCGCGAGGACTACGGCACGATCGACGAAGAGCAAATCCTTAAACTGGATCGTGGCGAATGA
- a CDS encoding lysophospholipid acyltransferase family protein encodes MKAWLQTLVDFTAYCLVRGLVAMIQILPLDMGDHLCRGLAWMLSGPLPVRKKVIENTLNQIFPGLDDDRKHQLTLSMWHHLMLMVCEVAWAQRRLHRANWQDHVSFRGNRGMLQASFSERPAVMVSGHFGHFEIGSYTMGLMGLRTLAIARTLDNRFLHRWVERFRGAKGQEIVDKNGCAPIVDSHLRHGGTLSLLADQHAGEKGLWVNFCGVPASCHKALALFSLANDAPMLAVFTRRINGRPMQFESTLLATADPRPDANGNVDPNCESVETLTNWYCRQLEIMIDLAPEQYWWLHRRWRTPSARAAKRIAKKWPQLARAA; translated from the coding sequence ATGAAAGCTTGGCTGCAAACCCTCGTCGACTTCACTGCCTACTGCCTCGTGCGAGGACTCGTGGCCATGATCCAAATCTTGCCGCTGGACATGGGTGACCACCTGTGCCGCGGGCTCGCATGGATGCTGTCCGGCCCGCTACCGGTCCGCAAGAAGGTAATCGAAAACACTCTCAACCAAATCTTCCCCGGCCTCGACGACGATCGCAAACACCAACTCACGCTTTCGATGTGGCATCATCTAATGCTGATGGTTTGCGAAGTCGCGTGGGCCCAACGCCGACTGCACCGCGCCAACTGGCAAGACCACGTCAGCTTTCGAGGCAACCGAGGCATGCTGCAGGCCAGCTTTTCCGAGCGGCCCGCCGTCATGGTCAGCGGCCACTTTGGACATTTCGAAATTGGCAGCTACACGATGGGCCTGATGGGTCTGCGTACCCTGGCGATCGCCCGAACGCTGGACAACCGTTTCCTACACCGTTGGGTGGAGCGGTTTCGTGGTGCCAAAGGACAAGAAATTGTCGACAAGAACGGCTGTGCTCCCATCGTCGATTCCCACCTGCGTCACGGCGGCACCCTGTCGCTGCTCGCCGACCAGCACGCTGGCGAAAAGGGCTTGTGGGTGAACTTTTGCGGCGTGCCCGCGTCCTGTCACAAAGCCCTGGCCCTCTTCTCACTTGCCAACGACGCCCCGATGCTGGCCGTGTTCACTCGCCGGATCAACGGGCGTCCCATGCAATTTGAATCCACGCTACTGGCGACGGCCGACCCGCGACCTGACGCCAACGGAAACGTCGATCCCAATTGCGAATCCGTCGAAACGCTGACGAATTGGTACTGCCGCCAACTCGAAATCATGATCGACCTGGCCCCCGAACAATACTGGTGGCTCCACCGACGCTGGCGCACCCCGTCGGCACGCGCCGCCAAACGAATCGCCAAGAAATGGCCGCAACTGGCCCGAGCCGCCTGA
- the mnhG gene encoding monovalent cation/H(+) antiporter subunit G, with the protein MIALEICCWGFLVAGSVFSIIGGIGLVRLPEFYSRMHGGGITDTMGAGLIVIGLMLLAGPTLATVKLFAILFFLTITSPSSCHALARSALAHGLEPELDVPSEDFNEPEARDNSRLGSDADSDGNAGPSNEGAART; encoded by the coding sequence ATGATCGCTCTTGAGATTTGCTGTTGGGGCTTTCTGGTCGCCGGATCTGTCTTTTCGATCATCGGTGGAATTGGTTTGGTCCGTCTGCCGGAGTTTTACTCGCGGATGCATGGCGGTGGGATTACTGACACGATGGGCGCTGGGCTGATCGTGATCGGATTAATGCTGTTGGCGGGTCCAACGCTGGCGACGGTCAAGTTGTTTGCCATCCTGTTCTTCCTAACGATTACCAGTCCAAGTTCTTGTCACGCGTTGGCTCGATCGGCGTTGGCTCACGGGTTGGAGCCGGAACTTGATGTCCCGTCGGAAGATTTCAACGAGCCGGAAGCTCGTGATAACAGCCGTCTTGGCAGCGACGCAGATAGCGACGGCAACGCTGGCCCAAGTAATGAAGGGGCTGCACGCACATGA
- a CDS encoding DUF4040 domain-containing protein produces MNLIVFTILALLAITAVAIAQLRELWAVIMFTGIYSFLSASWMLILDAPDVAFTEAAVGAGISTVLMLSTVSLTGKAEDIPRKKSWVPLFVVTVTGAALVYGTLDMPHFGAPDAPVQTYPNPTFVERSEHDMHGLPNVVTALLASYRGYDTLGETTVVLTAGIAVLLILRREDDEDVAGSESSGGKAS; encoded by the coding sequence ATGAATTTAATTGTCTTTACGATCCTGGCCCTGTTGGCGATCACGGCGGTGGCGATTGCCCAGCTGCGTGAGCTGTGGGCGGTGATCATGTTCACGGGCATCTATAGCTTCCTTTCGGCGAGCTGGATGTTGATCCTGGACGCTCCCGATGTTGCCTTTACCGAGGCGGCCGTTGGAGCTGGGATTTCGACCGTGTTGATGCTTAGTACTGTGTCGTTGACCGGAAAGGCAGAGGACATACCTCGAAAGAAATCCTGGGTGCCGCTGTTTGTGGTCACCGTGACGGGTGCCGCTTTGGTTTACGGCACGCTCGATATGCCGCACTTTGGTGCACCGGATGCTCCCGTCCAAACGTACCCTAATCCCACGTTTGTGGAACGTTCTGAACACGACATGCATGGTTTGCCCAATGTGGTGACCGCGCTGTTGGCCAGTTATCGAGGCTACGACACGCTTGGTGAAACGACCGTGGTGTTGACCGCCGGGATCGCGGTGTTGCTGATCTTGCGTCGTGAAGACGATGAGGACGTGGCCGGTTCGGAGAGCAGCGGAGGGAAGGCATCATGA
- a CDS encoding Na(+)/H(+) antiporter subunit B has protein sequence MISFPIIRVITKLLIPYILLFAFYVQFHGDYGPGGGFQAGVIFASALILYGLVFGLDAIKRVAPPIVIEKCMALGVLVYAGTGVLTMALGGKFLDYNVLEHHVLPTWHVPSGQHLGIFLVEMGVGITVTAVMTMIFYAFAGRKHPS, from the coding sequence ATGATTTCGTTCCCGATCATTCGTGTCATCACGAAGTTGCTGATCCCTTACATCCTGTTGTTCGCGTTTTATGTCCAATTCCATGGCGACTATGGGCCGGGCGGTGGATTCCAAGCCGGCGTGATTTTCGCTTCGGCGCTGATCCTTTACGGACTCGTGTTCGGGCTCGATGCGATCAAGCGTGTCGCACCTCCGATCGTGATCGAAAAATGCATGGCCCTTGGTGTGCTGGTTTACGCCGGGACAGGTGTGTTGACGATGGCGTTAGGCGGGAAGTTCCTGGACTACAACGTGCTGGAGCATCATGTGTTGCCGACGTGGCACGTGCCCTCGGGCCAGCACCTTGGCATCTTTCTGGTTGAAATGGGCGTCGGCATCACCGTCACGGCAGTCATGACCATGATTTTCTACGCGTTTGCGGGAAGGAAGCACCCGTCGTGA